A genomic segment from Actinomadura hallensis encodes:
- a CDS encoding FHA domain-containing protein, with product MRIEDSGLVMPLRPDVTTVGRGRGVDVRLDDPSVSRLHAEIVRRGPYVYVVDMGLSRNGTRVNGRPIARRVLEDGDVVSFGTARCRMGGIPREEVDPDVELRRAVAPELTRREVDVLTSLCRPALSDEAFVAPATARDIAGELVVTEAAVKQHLLRLYQKFRIPEGANRRTRLANEVIAMGLVRPLPPVHVPQGRPPMDGRVPGVRGTAEARRAGTGHGHAGGPGRPAPSTAGRRAS from the coding sequence ATGCGGATCGAGGACAGCGGGCTGGTCATGCCGCTGCGCCCCGACGTTACGACGGTCGGGAGAGGGAGAGGAGTCGACGTACGCCTCGACGACCCGAGTGTGTCCCGCTTGCACGCAGAAATCGTCCGACGCGGTCCGTACGTCTACGTGGTGGACATGGGCCTGTCCCGCAACGGGACCCGAGTCAACGGCCGGCCGATCGCCCGCCGTGTCCTGGAGGACGGCGACGTCGTGAGCTTCGGCACGGCGCGCTGCCGGATGGGGGGAATCCCCCGTGAGGAGGTCGACCCGGACGTCGAACTTCGGCGTGCCGTCGCACCCGAGCTCACCCGCCGCGAGGTCGACGTGCTGACCTCGCTGTGCCGTCCCGCGCTCTCCGACGAGGCGTTCGTGGCCCCGGCCACGGCGCGCGACATCGCCGGGGAGCTCGTGGTCACGGAGGCGGCCGTCAAGCAGCACCTGCTGCGCCTCTACCAGAAGTTCCGGATCCCCGAGGGCGCCAACCGGCGCACGCGGCTCGCCAACGAGGTCATCGCGATGGGCCTCGTCCGGCCGCTGCCGCCGGTGCACGTCCCGCAGGGCCGCCCGCCGATGGACGGGCGGGTCCCGGGGGTCCGCGGCACGGCCGAGGCCCGCAGGGCGGGCACCGGCCACGGCCACGCCGGCGGCCCGGGACGCCCGGCGCCGAGCACGGCGGGACGGAGGGCCAGTTGA
- the purN gene encoding phosphoribosylglycinamide formyltransferase, which translates to MVSARLVVLVSGAGTNLQALLDACADPAYGAQVVAVGADRPDIEGTARAERVGLPTFTLRVQDFPTRDDWDAALTEAVAKHEPDLVVSAGFMKILGPRFLARFGGRTVNTHPALLPSFPGAHAVRDALAYGVKVTGCTVHFVDEGVDTGPVIAQEPVPVRWHDDEDSLHERIKQVERRLLVDVVGRLARDGWTARGRRVSLKCRTCSSDQEGSSAGESGGD; encoded by the coding sequence ATGGTGTCCGCCCGGCTCGTCGTCCTCGTCTCCGGCGCGGGGACCAACCTACAAGCGCTGCTCGACGCGTGCGCGGATCCAGCCTACGGGGCCCAGGTCGTGGCCGTGGGGGCGGACCGTCCCGATATCGAGGGAACCGCCCGCGCGGAACGAGTGGGTCTGCCCACTTTCACCCTGCGCGTCCAGGATTTCCCGACCCGGGACGACTGGGACGCCGCCCTGACCGAGGCGGTCGCGAAGCACGAGCCGGACCTGGTGGTGTCCGCCGGCTTCATGAAGATCCTCGGGCCGCGCTTCCTCGCGCGGTTCGGCGGCCGGACCGTCAACACCCACCCCGCGCTGCTGCCGTCGTTCCCCGGCGCCCACGCCGTACGGGACGCCCTGGCGTACGGGGTGAAGGTGACGGGCTGTACGGTTCACTTCGTCGACGAAGGCGTGGACACCGGACCCGTCATCGCCCAGGAACCCGTTCCCGTGCGCTGGCATGACGACGAGGACTCCCTGCACGAGCGCATCAAGCAGGTGGAGCGCCGGCTCCTGGTCGACGTCGTCGGACGGCTGGCCCGCGACGGGTGGACGGCGCGAGGCAGGCGGGTCTCGTTGAAGTGCAGGACCTGTTCGTCCGATCAAGAGGGGAGCTCGGCCGGTGAGTCGGGTGGCGATTAG
- a CDS encoding NADP-dependent isocitrate dehydrogenase, producing MPKIKVAGPVVELDGDEMTRIIWKFIKDQLILPYLDVDLKYYDLGIENRDATDDQVTIDAANAIREYGVGVKCATITPDEARVEEFGLKKMWRSPNGTIRNILGGVVFREPIICSNIPRLVPGWTKPIIIGRHAHGDQYRATDFVVPGPGKVTITYTPADGSEPMEFEVADFNGGGVAMGMYNFDDSIRDFARATMRYALEREMPLYMSTKNTILKAYDGRFKDIFQEIYETEFKSEFESKGLEYEHRLIDDMVAAALKWEGGFVWAAKNYDGDVQSDTLAQGFGSLGLMTSVLMTPDGKTVEAEAAHGTVTRHYRQHQQGKPTSTNPIASIFAWTRGLEHRGKLDDQPEVINFAQQLEQVCIETVENGQMTKDLALLVGKDTPYLTTQEFLEALDTNLQKKING from the coding sequence ATGCCCAAGATCAAAGTAGCGGGCCCGGTCGTCGAACTCGACGGCGACGAGATGACCCGGATCATCTGGAAATTCATCAAGGACCAGCTGATCCTGCCGTACCTCGATGTCGACCTGAAGTACTACGACCTGGGAATCGAGAACCGTGACGCCACGGACGACCAGGTCACGATCGACGCGGCCAACGCGATCCGTGAGTACGGCGTCGGCGTCAAGTGCGCGACCATCACCCCCGACGAGGCGCGCGTCGAGGAGTTCGGCCTCAAGAAGATGTGGCGGTCCCCGAACGGGACGATCCGCAACATCCTGGGCGGCGTGGTGTTCCGTGAGCCGATCATCTGCTCCAACATCCCCCGGCTCGTCCCCGGCTGGACGAAGCCGATCATCATCGGCCGCCACGCCCACGGCGACCAGTACCGGGCGACCGACTTCGTCGTCCCCGGCCCGGGCAAGGTGACGATCACCTACACGCCCGCCGACGGCTCCGAGCCGATGGAGTTCGAGGTCGCCGACTTCAACGGCGGCGGCGTCGCGATGGGGATGTACAACTTCGACGACTCGATCCGCGACTTCGCGCGGGCGACGATGCGGTACGCGCTGGAGCGCGAGATGCCGCTGTACATGTCGACGAAGAACACGATCCTGAAGGCCTACGACGGGCGCTTCAAGGACATCTTCCAGGAGATCTACGAGACCGAGTTCAAGTCCGAGTTCGAGTCCAAGGGCCTGGAGTACGAGCACCGCCTCATCGACGACATGGTGGCGGCGGCGCTGAAGTGGGAGGGCGGGTTCGTCTGGGCCGCCAAGAACTACGACGGCGACGTCCAGTCCGACACCCTCGCCCAGGGCTTCGGCTCCCTCGGCCTCATGACCTCCGTGCTCATGACCCCCGACGGCAAGACCGTCGAGGCCGAGGCCGCGCACGGCACGGTGACCCGGCACTACCGGCAGCACCAGCAGGGCAAGCCGACGTCGACCAACCCCATCGCGTCGATCTTCGCCTGGACCCGCGGCCTCGAGCACCGGGGCAAGCTCGACGACCAGCCCGAGGTCATCAACTTCGCGCAGCAGCTGGAGCAGGTCTGCATCGAAACCGTCGAGAACGGCCAGATGACCAAGGACCTGGCCCTGTTGGTCGGCAAGGACACGCCGTATCTGACGACGCAGGAATTCCTGGAGGCCCTCGACACCAACCTCCAGAAGAAGATCAACGGCTAA
- a CDS encoding DUF4190 domain-containing protein codes for MSEQPGPPAQPEDRSGERPAGQPPTGPTRTQRAGWRALWLGGIALLTSFFFYPLGLVLGVASLVVGVRARRAAREGGDGAPGALPGIVLGSVGLALSVLSVSMTLFLWSELSGYQDCLSTSNTKTDEQACQDEYYPKIEEKLGLPEGSMKKYGDIL; via the coding sequence GTGAGCGAGCAGCCGGGACCGCCGGCCCAGCCCGAGGACCGCTCCGGCGAGCGGCCGGCGGGACAGCCGCCCACGGGGCCGACCCGGACGCAGCGCGCCGGATGGCGAGCCCTGTGGCTCGGCGGGATCGCGCTGCTGACCTCGTTCTTCTTCTACCCGCTCGGTCTGGTGCTGGGCGTCGCGTCGCTGGTCGTGGGCGTCCGCGCCCGCCGCGCCGCGCGCGAGGGCGGCGACGGGGCCCCGGGCGCGCTGCCCGGCATCGTCCTGGGCTCGGTCGGCCTCGCCCTGTCGGTGCTGTCGGTCTCCATGACGCTGTTCCTGTGGTCGGAGCTCAGCGGCTACCAGGACTGCCTCAGCACCTCCAACACCAAGACCGACGAGCAGGCCTGCCAGGACGAGTACTACCCCAAGATCGAGGAGAAACTGGGCCTCCCCGAAGGCAGCATGAAGAAGTACGGCGACATCCTCTGA
- a CDS encoding TetR/AcrR family transcriptional regulator, giving the protein MADTTGTGLPQALAIAWGLQEEPQRGPARGLTHARIVAAAIEIADAEGLGAVTMQAVAKSLGFTTMSLYRYVSGKEDLVRLMQDAALTSADTVELPDDWREALRTWAGMIRDAYRAHPWVLEIPRGQLSVLMPASVRAADLGLAALSGLDLADDEKIAAILLISQHVVSMVELERSLAAEGGPVVTPEGAEALREVVTAERYPHLAPVMTRGGYIAAGEGVEPESVDDEYEFGLDMLIAGLESLARRRGAA; this is encoded by the coding sequence ATGGCAGACACGACCGGGACCGGGCTACCGCAGGCCCTCGCGATCGCCTGGGGCCTGCAGGAGGAGCCGCAGCGCGGCCCCGCGCGCGGGCTGACCCACGCGCGGATCGTCGCCGCCGCCATCGAGATCGCCGACGCCGAGGGCCTCGGCGCCGTCACGATGCAGGCGGTGGCGAAGTCCCTCGGCTTCACCACGATGTCGCTCTACCGGTACGTCTCCGGCAAGGAGGACCTCGTGCGCCTCATGCAGGACGCCGCGCTGACCTCCGCGGACACGGTCGAGCTGCCGGACGACTGGCGCGAGGCGCTCCGGACGTGGGCGGGCATGATCCGCGACGCCTACCGCGCCCACCCCTGGGTGCTGGAGATCCCGCGCGGGCAGCTGTCCGTCCTGATGCCCGCCTCGGTCCGGGCCGCCGACCTCGGGCTGGCCGCGTTGTCGGGCCTCGACCTCGCCGACGACGAGAAGATCGCCGCGATCCTGCTGATCTCCCAGCACGTCGTCTCGATGGTCGAGCTGGAGCGCTCCCTCGCCGCCGAGGGCGGCCCCGTCGTCACGCCGGAGGGCGCGGAGGCGCTGCGCGAGGTCGTCACCGCCGAGCGCTACCCCCACCTCGCCCCCGTCATGACGCGCGGCGGGTACATCGCCGCCGGCGAGGGCGTGGAGCCGGAGAGCGTGGACGACGAGTACGAGTTCGGCCTCGACATGCTCATCGCCGGGCTCGAGTCCCTCGCACGGCGCCGCGGAGCCGCCTAG
- the purH gene encoding bifunctional phosphoribosylaminoimidazolecarboxamide formyltransferase/IMP cyclohydrolase, whose translation MSRVAIRRALISVYDKTGLEELARGLHEAGVEIVSTGSTAGRISAAGVPVMKVEKLTGFPECLDGRVKTLHPKVHAGLLADRRKEEHLQQLDDLGVEPFDLVVANLYPFAETVDSGARPEDCVEQIDIGGPTMVRAAAKNHASVSVVVDPSDYATVLEAVKAGGFTVEERRRLAARAFAHTASYDVAVASWFASSYAPDGTAAETQWPDFLGVTWERADVLRYGENPHQRAALYTDGSGGGLAGAEQLHGKEMSYNNYVDADAARRAAYDFAEPAVAIIKHANPCGIAVGADVAEAHRKAHACDPLSAFGGVIAVNRPVTAAMAEQVADVFTEVLVAPGFEDGALEILTRKKNIRLLRCPEGPAGASEYRRIDGGLLLQSVDRVDAPGDDPSGWELKAGSAVDEATLADLAFAWRAVRSVKSNAILLAADGATVGVGMGQVNRVDSAKLAVERAGAERAASAVAASDAFFPFPDGLEVLTGAGVRAVVQPGGSVNDDKVIAAAEKAGVSLYFTGVRHFFH comes from the coding sequence GTGAGTCGGGTGGCGATTAGGCGCGCGCTGATCAGCGTGTACGACAAGACCGGGTTGGAGGAGCTCGCCCGGGGCCTCCACGAGGCCGGCGTGGAGATCGTCTCCACCGGGTCCACGGCGGGGCGGATCTCCGCGGCCGGGGTGCCGGTCATGAAGGTCGAGAAGCTCACCGGGTTCCCCGAGTGCCTGGACGGCCGCGTCAAGACCCTGCACCCGAAGGTGCACGCGGGCCTGCTCGCCGACCGCCGCAAGGAGGAGCACCTCCAGCAGCTCGACGACCTCGGGGTCGAGCCGTTCGACCTGGTCGTGGCGAACCTGTACCCGTTCGCCGAGACCGTCGACTCGGGCGCCCGGCCGGAGGACTGCGTCGAGCAGATCGACATCGGCGGCCCCACGATGGTCCGCGCCGCGGCGAAGAACCACGCGAGCGTGTCCGTCGTCGTCGACCCGTCCGACTACGCGACGGTCCTGGAGGCGGTGAAGGCCGGCGGGTTCACGGTCGAGGAGCGGCGCCGCCTGGCCGCGCGGGCGTTCGCGCACACCGCGTCCTACGACGTGGCCGTGGCGTCGTGGTTCGCGAGCTCCTACGCGCCGGACGGGACGGCCGCCGAGACGCAGTGGCCCGACTTCCTCGGCGTGACGTGGGAACGCGCCGACGTCCTCCGCTACGGCGAGAACCCGCACCAGCGCGCCGCGCTCTACACGGACGGGTCCGGCGGCGGCCTTGCCGGGGCGGAGCAGCTCCACGGCAAGGAGATGTCCTACAACAACTACGTGGACGCGGACGCCGCGCGCCGCGCCGCCTACGACTTCGCCGAGCCCGCCGTCGCGATCATCAAGCACGCCAACCCGTGCGGCATCGCGGTCGGCGCGGACGTCGCCGAGGCGCACCGCAAGGCGCACGCCTGCGACCCGCTGTCGGCGTTCGGCGGCGTGATCGCCGTCAACCGCCCGGTGACCGCCGCGATGGCCGAGCAGGTCGCGGACGTGTTCACCGAGGTCCTCGTGGCGCCCGGCTTCGAGGACGGCGCCCTGGAGATCCTGACCCGCAAGAAGAACATCCGGCTGCTGCGCTGCCCCGAGGGCCCCGCGGGCGCGTCCGAGTACCGGCGGATCGACGGCGGCCTCCTGCTGCAGAGCGTGGACCGCGTGGACGCCCCGGGCGACGACCCGTCCGGCTGGGAGCTCAAGGCCGGCTCCGCCGTGGACGAGGCCACCCTCGCCGACCTCGCGTTCGCGTGGCGGGCCGTGCGCTCGGTGAAGTCCAACGCGATCCTGCTGGCCGCGGACGGCGCCACCGTCGGCGTCGGCATGGGCCAGGTCAACCGGGTCGACTCCGCGAAGCTCGCGGTGGAGCGGGCCGGGGCGGAGCGGGCCGCGTCCGCGGTCGCCGCGTCCGACGCGTTCTTCCCGTTCCCGGACGGCCTGGAGGTCCTCACCGGTGCGGGCGTGCGCGCGGTCGTCCAGCCCGGCGGGTCCGTCAACGACGACAAGGTGATCGCCGCCGCCGAGAAGGCCGGGGTCAGCCTCTACTTCACCGGGGTCCGGCACTTCTTCCACTGA
- a CDS encoding malate dehydrogenase, with the protein MTRTPVTVTVTGAAGQIGYALLFRIASGQLLGADVPVRLRLLEIPQAVKAAEGTAMELDDCAFPLLSGIDIFDDAKKAFEGANVALLVGARPRTKGMERGDLLEANGGIFKPQGEAINAGAADDIKVLVVGNPANTNALIAQQHAPDVPADRFTAMTRLDHNRALAQLSKKAGVSVADIRKMTIWGNHSATQYPDIFHAEIAGKNAAETVNDQDWLENDFIPTVAKRGAAIIEARGASSAASAASAAIDHVYTWVNGTAEGDWTSMAVVSDGSYGVPEGLISSFPVTTKDGKWEIVQGLKINEFSRARIDASVAELSEEREAVRKLGLI; encoded by the coding sequence ATGACTCGCACCCCAGTCACCGTCACCGTCACCGGCGCCGCGGGCCAGATCGGCTACGCGCTGCTGTTCCGCATCGCGTCCGGGCAGCTCCTCGGCGCGGACGTACCCGTCCGGCTGCGGCTCCTGGAGATCCCGCAGGCGGTGAAGGCCGCCGAGGGCACCGCGATGGAGCTGGACGACTGCGCGTTCCCGCTGCTGTCCGGCATCGACATCTTCGACGACGCGAAGAAGGCGTTCGAGGGCGCGAACGTCGCGCTGCTCGTCGGCGCCCGCCCGCGGACGAAGGGCATGGAGCGCGGCGACCTGCTGGAGGCCAACGGCGGCATCTTCAAGCCGCAGGGCGAGGCGATCAACGCGGGCGCGGCCGACGACATCAAGGTCCTGGTGGTCGGCAACCCGGCCAACACCAACGCCCTGATCGCGCAGCAGCACGCCCCGGACGTCCCCGCCGACCGCTTCACCGCGATGACGCGCCTCGACCACAACCGCGCGCTCGCGCAGCTGTCCAAGAAGGCGGGCGTCTCGGTCGCCGACATCCGCAAGATGACGATCTGGGGCAACCACTCCGCCACCCAGTACCCCGACATCTTCCACGCGGAGATCGCCGGCAAGAACGCCGCCGAGACGGTCAACGACCAGGACTGGCTGGAGAACGACTTCATCCCGACCGTCGCCAAGCGCGGCGCCGCGATCATCGAGGCGCGGGGCGCGTCGTCGGCGGCGTCCGCGGCGTCCGCGGCGATCGACCACGTGTACACCTGGGTGAACGGCACCGCCGAGGGCGACTGGACGTCCATGGCGGTCGTGTCGGACGGCTCCTACGGCGTCCCCGAGGGCCTGATCTCGTCCTTCCCGGTCACCACGAAGGACGGCAAGTGGGAGATCGTCCAGGGCCTGAAGATCAACGAGTTCTCCCGCGCCCGCATCGACGCCTCGGTCGCCGAGCTGTCGGAGGAGCGCGAGGCCGTCCGCAAGCTCGGCCTCATCTGA
- a CDS encoding bifunctional methylenetetrahydrofolate dehydrogenase/methenyltetrahydrofolate cyclohydrolase: MTAQILDGKATAAEIRSDLKGRVEALRDRGVHVGLGTVLVGDDPGSHSYVNMKHRDCAEVGIRSIRRDLPATASQDDVERAVAELNEDPGCTGYIVQLPLPKGLDEQRVLERIDPSKDADGLHPTNLGRLVLMQPGPLPCTPKGIVELLRRFDVPIKGAEVAVVGRGITVGRSLGLLLTRRTENATVTLCHTATRDLAAHTRRADIVVAAAGVPGLITADMVKPGAAVLDVGVSRVDGKLAGDVAADVRDVAGWVAPNPGGVGPMTRAMLLANVVEAAERRAG, encoded by the coding sequence ATGACGGCACAGATACTGGACGGCAAGGCCACGGCCGCCGAGATCCGCTCCGACCTCAAGGGACGCGTCGAGGCGCTCCGCGACCGCGGCGTGCACGTCGGCCTCGGCACGGTGCTGGTGGGCGACGACCCCGGCAGCCACTCCTACGTCAACATGAAGCACCGCGACTGCGCCGAGGTCGGCATCCGGAGCATCCGCCGCGACCTGCCCGCCACCGCGAGCCAGGACGACGTCGAGCGCGCCGTCGCCGAACTGAACGAGGACCCCGGCTGCACCGGCTACATCGTGCAGCTCCCGCTGCCGAAGGGCCTGGACGAGCAGCGGGTCCTGGAGCGCATCGACCCGTCGAAGGACGCCGACGGCCTGCACCCCACGAACCTCGGGCGGCTCGTCCTCATGCAGCCGGGCCCCCTGCCGTGCACCCCGAAGGGCATCGTGGAGCTGCTCCGCCGGTTCGACGTCCCGATCAAGGGCGCGGAGGTCGCCGTCGTCGGCCGCGGCATCACCGTCGGGCGCTCCCTCGGCCTCCTGCTGACCCGCCGGACCGAGAACGCGACCGTCACCCTCTGCCACACCGCGACCCGCGACCTCGCCGCCCACACCCGCAGGGCCGACATCGTGGTGGCCGCCGCCGGCGTCCCCGGCCTCATCACCGCCGACATGGTCAAGCCGGGCGCCGCCGTCCTCGACGTCGGCGTGTCCCGGGTGGACGGCAAGCTCGCCGGGGACGTCGCCGCCGACGTCCGCGACGTCGCCGGCTGGGTCGCCCCCAACCCGGGCGGCGTGGGCCCCATGACCCGCGCCATGCTCCTCGCCAACGTCGTCGAAGCCGCCGAACGCCGGGCCGGCTGA
- a CDS encoding ATP-binding cassette domain-containing protein, with protein sequence MAYTDPPLIELRGLTKGFGGHEVLKSLDLTLPPGVHALLGPNGAGKTTLVNILSTLTPFDSGSARVLGLDVRRDRRRLQGLISLTGQYAAVDERLTGAENLHMMGRLFGLSRRDTAARAADLLERFELTAAAGRPAGSYSGGMRRKLDIAVGLIARPRLIFLDEPTTGLDTRSRQTLWDEITALAADGTSVFLTTQYLEEADVLADRIMVLNGGRIVADGTASQLKERVGGSTIQLHDRHGRVVQEIATRGSALEVSRRLADLASERPDVQVTVRRPTLDEVFLQLTGREAA encoded by the coding sequence ATGGCATACACAGATCCACCGCTGATCGAGCTCCGCGGGCTCACCAAGGGCTTCGGGGGTCACGAGGTCCTGAAAAGCCTCGACCTGACGCTCCCGCCGGGCGTCCACGCGCTGCTCGGCCCCAACGGCGCGGGCAAGACCACCCTGGTCAACATCCTGTCCACGCTGACGCCGTTCGACTCCGGGTCCGCCCGCGTCCTCGGCCTGGACGTCCGCCGCGACAGGAGGAGGCTCCAGGGCCTGATCTCCCTGACCGGCCAGTACGCCGCCGTGGACGAACGGCTCACCGGCGCCGAGAACCTGCACATGATGGGGCGGCTGTTCGGCCTCTCCCGGCGCGACACCGCCGCCCGCGCCGCCGACCTGCTCGAACGCTTCGAGCTGACCGCGGCGGCGGGCCGGCCCGCGGGCTCCTACTCCGGCGGCATGCGCCGCAAGCTCGACATCGCGGTCGGCCTCATCGCGCGGCCGAGGCTGATCTTCCTCGACGAGCCGACCACCGGGCTGGACACCCGCAGCCGCCAGACGCTGTGGGACGAGATCACCGCCCTGGCCGCGGACGGCACCTCGGTCTTCCTCACCACCCAGTACCTGGAGGAGGCCGACGTCCTCGCCGACCGGATCATGGTCCTGAACGGCGGGCGCATCGTCGCCGACGGGACCGCCTCCCAGCTCAAAGAACGCGTCGGCGGCTCCACCATCCAGCTCCACGACCGCCACGGCAGGGTCGTGCAGGAGATCGCCACCCGAGGCTCGGCCCTGGAGGTCTCCCGCCGTCTCGCCGACCTCGCCTCCGAACGGCCCGACGTCCAGGTCACGGTCCGCAGGCCCACCCTGGACGAGGTCTTCCTCCAGCTCACCGGAAGGGAGGCGGCATGA
- a CDS encoding DUF6350 family protein, which translates to MSDASAGSRAAADAPGGGGRAPGRPERGEASGARDRPARRGPAVPPSSRPLYVTGLVAALWCIGIGLAVLTTATLIGWIAAPKTALGDGLPGVFRTAVNFWLVAHHAGFSYGQGRVGLLPLGVIVLPGALLYRGGAWMLREGGLPARPRRAVVQVALALAAPYAGLAGLLALAASSPEVRPSAWQAVVAGFLVAVVAGGLGAARAVVAAQVAAAARGQRVRSGLGALLRLLPDRPRSLVIGVAGALSVLLASGAVLVGASLATNMSAADHLYDLLAPGVVGGVLLLLVELAFLPNAVIWGVAYAVGPGFSVGAGTSVSPTGVFLDAVPAFPPLAALPEPGPAPAVSLLALAAPFVAGAVGGVLTIRSRPAPVSEGAPMWGFVTGALTGAVVALLSALSGGPLGGGRMATVGPSAWRVGLLAALEVGIAAAIAAWAANTMILRRPARAEAEAGAGAGRRAKAKKRPAKRPRTRETPVPAPLSAPVPEDYGTPAAPAPKPPFAPDPLEFEEADPLLRPRRPRRRPDPLPDIEPDIEPAIEEEPPAREPAPQSGGTVVVEGHLVDDPPEPGPVPEEPEPDQGHVPLPREDPGRTETRGGAIYVLREDPSPPDPS; encoded by the coding sequence GTGAGCGATGCGAGCGCTGGATCCCGTGCGGCCGCCGACGCGCCCGGCGGCGGGGGGAGGGCGCCCGGGCGGCCGGAGCGCGGAGAGGCGTCCGGCGCGCGCGACCGGCCCGCCCGGCGCGGGCCCGCGGTGCCCCCGTCCTCCCGTCCCCTGTACGTGACGGGTCTCGTGGCGGCGCTGTGGTGCATCGGCATCGGGCTCGCCGTCCTCACCACCGCCACGCTGATCGGGTGGATCGCGGCGCCCAAGACCGCGCTCGGCGACGGCCTGCCCGGGGTGTTCCGGACGGCCGTCAACTTCTGGCTCGTCGCCCACCACGCGGGCTTCTCCTACGGGCAGGGGCGGGTCGGGCTGCTGCCGCTGGGCGTGATCGTCCTGCCGGGCGCGCTGCTGTACCGGGGCGGCGCGTGGATGCTGCGGGAGGGCGGGCTGCCGGCGCGTCCCCGCCGGGCCGTCGTGCAGGTCGCGCTCGCGCTCGCCGCCCCGTACGCGGGGCTGGCGGGGCTGCTCGCGCTGGCGGCGTCGTCCCCGGAGGTGCGGCCGTCGGCGTGGCAGGCGGTCGTCGCGGGGTTCCTCGTCGCGGTCGTCGCGGGCGGCCTCGGCGCCGCGCGGGCCGTGGTCGCCGCGCAGGTCGCGGCGGCGGCGCGGGGGCAGCGGGTCCGGTCGGGGCTCGGCGCGCTGCTGCGGCTGCTGCCCGACCGCCCGCGCTCGCTGGTGATCGGCGTGGCGGGGGCGCTGTCGGTGCTGCTCGCGTCGGGCGCGGTGCTGGTGGGCGCGTCGCTCGCGACGAACATGTCGGCGGCCGACCACCTGTACGACCTCCTCGCGCCCGGCGTCGTCGGCGGCGTCCTCCTGCTGCTGGTGGAGCTGGCGTTCCTGCCGAACGCGGTGATCTGGGGGGTGGCGTACGCGGTCGGGCCGGGCTTCTCCGTCGGCGCCGGGACGAGCGTGTCGCCGACCGGGGTGTTCCTGGACGCCGTGCCCGCCTTCCCGCCGCTCGCCGCGCTGCCCGAACCCGGCCCCGCGCCCGCGGTCTCGCTGCTCGCCCTCGCGGCCCCGTTCGTCGCGGGCGCGGTCGGCGGCGTTCTCACGATCCGCTCCCGGCCCGCCCCGGTGTCGGAGGGCGCCCCGATGTGGGGCTTCGTGACCGGGGCGCTCACCGGCGCCGTGGTGGCGCTCCTGAGCGCCCTGTCGGGCGGCCCGCTCGGCGGCGGGCGGATGGCGACCGTGGGGCCGTCGGCGTGGCGGGTCGGCCTGCTGGCGGCCCTGGAGGTCGGCATCGCCGCCGCGATCGCCGCCTGGGCCGCGAACACGATGATCCTCCGCCGCCCCGCCCGAGCCGAGGCCGAGGCCGGGGCCGGGGCCGGGAGGCGCGCGAAGGCGAAGAAGCGGCCGGCGAAGCGCCCGCGCACCCGCGAGACCCCGGTGCCGGCGCCGCTGTCGGCGCCGGTCCCGGAGGACTACGGGACGCCGGCGGCTCCCGCGCCGAAACCCCCGTTCGCCCCGGACCCGCTGGAGTTCGAGGAGGCCGACCCCCTCCTGCGGCCGCGCCGCCCCCGCCGCAGGCCGGACCCGCTTCCCGACATCGAGCCCGACATCGAGCCCGCAATCGAGGAGGAGCCGCCCGCGCGGGAACCCGCCCCGCAGAGCGGGGGCACGGTCGTCGTCGAAGGCCACCTGGTGGACGACCCGCCGGAGCCCGGCCCCGTACCGGAGGAACCGGAGCCCGACCAGGGGCACGTCCCGCTCCCCCGCGAGGACCCCGGCCGCACCGAGACCCGAGGCGGCGCGATCTACGTCCTCCGCGAGGACCCGAGCCCTCCCGACCCCTCCTGA
- a CDS encoding DUF3017 domain-containing protein: MSTQVRRRRRGAPRHGGAAPRRLAQLPYLIVLSGVGAGLTLCAFNYFRKGSGLIAAALLVGALARLLLPESQLGPLAVRSRSIDCWTLVILGEMVAFVSLSIPPMHKTGLVLAGAFGVLILLVLLARAVKLVIGRHRDGGAGAHVVPGETGHGPPDGRARSRP; encoded by the coding sequence ATGAGCACCCAGGTGCGCCGACGGCGGCGCGGGGCGCCGCGCCACGGGGGCGCCGCGCCGCGCCGGCTCGCACAGCTGCCGTACCTGATCGTGCTCAGCGGAGTCGGCGCGGGCCTCACGCTGTGCGCGTTCAACTACTTCCGCAAGGGGTCCGGCCTGATCGCGGCCGCGCTGCTCGTCGGGGCGCTCGCGCGGCTGCTGCTGCCGGAGTCGCAGCTCGGCCCGCTCGCCGTGCGCAGCCGGTCCATCGACTGCTGGACGCTCGTCATCCTCGGCGAGATGGTCGCGTTCGTGTCGCTGAGCATCCCGCCGATGCACAAGACGGGGCTCGTCCTTGCGGGCGCGTTCGGCGTGCTGATCCTGCTCGTCCTGCTGGCGCGCGCCGTGAAGCTGGTCATCGGCCGACACCGGGACGGCGGGGCGGGAGCCCACGTCGTCCCAGGTGAAACGGGCCATGGGCCGCCGGACGGCCGGGCCAGGTCTAGACCTTAA